A window of Candidatus Vicinibacter proximus contains these coding sequences:
- the rsmA gene encoding ribosomal RNA small subunit methyltransferase A produces MKAKKSFGQHFLKDQGVIQKIIDAILVKNSKNVLEIGPGRAAITKSLLAKVDNLKAVEADRDMFEFLVKQFPNKKDVFIFQDVLKTKFEELFEGEEFLLCGNFPYNISSQIVFKTLENNRLVPEFLGMFQKEMAQRIVANPRTKDYGILSVLCALFFDREILFDIFPESFSPPPAVMSSFVYLKRKEHNIDENTFLKLKAFVKSSFQFRRKTLRNNLRTTKIPLKELEDDYFDKRPEEISPEEFLQLMNKFL; encoded by the coding sequence TTGAAGGCAAAAAAATCATTTGGGCAACATTTTCTAAAAGACCAAGGAGTAATTCAGAAAATTATCGACGCAATATTGGTTAAGAATTCTAAAAATGTGTTGGAAATAGGACCTGGAAGAGCTGCAATTACAAAATCTCTACTTGCAAAAGTGGATAATTTAAAAGCGGTTGAAGCAGATAGGGATATGTTTGAATTTTTGGTTAAACAATTTCCAAATAAAAAGGATGTTTTTATATTTCAGGATGTTTTAAAAACAAAGTTCGAAGAACTTTTTGAAGGCGAAGAATTTTTACTATGTGGAAATTTTCCATACAACATATCCTCTCAAATTGTTTTCAAAACATTAGAAAATAACCGTTTAGTGCCTGAATTTCTTGGCATGTTTCAAAAAGAAATGGCACAAAGAATTGTCGCGAATCCAAGGACAAAGGATTACGGAATACTTTCGGTATTGTGTGCTTTATTTTTTGACCGAGAAATCTTGTTTGATATTTTTCCAGAAAGTTTTTCTCCTCCACCAGCGGTCATGTCAAGTTTTGTTTATCTTAAAAGAAAGGAGCATAATATTGATGAAAATACATTTTTGAAACTTAAAGCGTTTGTAAAAAGCTCTTTTCAATTTAGGAGAAAAACTCTTCGCAATAATTTGAGGACTACAAAAATTCCTTTGAAGGAATTAGAAGATGACTATTTTGACAAAAGGCCAGAAGAAATTTCACCAGAAGAGTTTCTTCAACTTATGAATAAATTTTTATAA
- a CDS encoding GatB/YqeY domain-containing protein: MGFQDKINQDLKEAMKAKDEKALRAIRAVKAAILLANTDGTGQAMTDERGIQILQKLVKQRKESLEIYETQGREDLAAIERDEIQVLTRYLPEQMSEDKLREVILTLIQDLGATNSSDLGRVMGSATKQLAGQADGKTISTIVKDLLSKS, encoded by the coding sequence ATGGGGTTTCAAGATAAAATAAATCAAGATCTAAAAGAAGCGATGAAGGCCAAGGATGAGAAGGCCTTGAGGGCAATCAGGGCAGTGAAGGCCGCTATCTTATTAGCAAACACAGATGGAACCGGTCAGGCGATGACGGATGAGCGAGGCATACAGATTCTTCAAAAATTAGTCAAACAGCGAAAAGAATCTTTAGAAATTTATGAGACACAAGGTAGAGAAGATTTAGCTGCGATTGAAAGAGATGAAATACAGGTTCTTACTAGATATTTACCTGAGCAAATGAGTGAAGATAAACTTCGAGAAGTAATATTGACTTTAATTCAAGACTTAGGCGCAACAAATTCAAGTGATTTAGGAAGGGTGATGGGCTCTGCTACCAAACAGTTGGCAGGACAAGCAGATGGGAAGACAATTTCAACAATTGTTAAAGACTTGTTGTCAAAGAGTTAG